From Rhodovastum atsumiense, a single genomic window includes:
- the flgA gene encoding flagellar basal body P-ring formation chaperone FlgA — translation MTPRLLSLLGAALLATAPVPVAAATLRPAATLEAPVVRLADLFDDAGPLGERVLGPAPEPGTRIVVEARQLAAIARQFGVDWRPASSADRAVLERPGKGLPREAVLAALRDALTGAGAPGDGDIELPGFIAPLVAVEAAPAVAVEQIDYDDASGRFTAMLAISGPGMPAQRQRLSGRIVEMVELPVAVRRLPVGTVLQPGDLQTARIRAAALRNDDVVRDAAEAIGLTLRRPAVPGQPLARANVARPTVVQKGAQVTLQFTTPGLSLSGQGIALEPGALGERIQVRNPISQAVLEAEVIGPGRLRVAPGSTPLRATPSRRDAILARRDTAQAVLP, via the coding sequence ATGACCCCGCGCCTCCTGTCCCTCCTGGGCGCCGCCCTGCTCGCCACGGCCCCGGTGCCGGTCGCGGCGGCGACGCTGCGCCCCGCCGCCACGCTGGAAGCGCCGGTGGTGCGCCTCGCCGACCTGTTCGACGATGCCGGGCCGCTCGGCGAGCGGGTGCTCGGCCCGGCCCCGGAGCCGGGAACGCGCATCGTGGTGGAAGCACGCCAGCTCGCCGCCATTGCCCGCCAGTTCGGCGTCGACTGGCGCCCCGCCTCCTCCGCCGACCGGGCCGTGCTCGAGCGTCCCGGGAAAGGCCTGCCGCGCGAGGCGGTGCTGGCGGCCCTGCGTGATGCGCTGACGGGGGCTGGCGCGCCCGGCGACGGCGACATCGAACTGCCCGGCTTCATCGCCCCGCTGGTGGCGGTGGAGGCGGCCCCCGCGGTCGCGGTGGAGCAGATCGACTACGACGACGCGTCTGGCCGCTTCACCGCGATGCTGGCCATCAGCGGACCGGGCATGCCGGCCCAGCGCCAGCGCCTGTCCGGCCGGATCGTGGAAATGGTCGAGCTGCCGGTCGCGGTCCGGCGCCTGCCGGTCGGCACCGTGCTGCAGCCGGGCGACCTGCAGACCGCGCGGATCCGCGCCGCGGCCCTGCGCAACGACGACGTGGTCCGCGACGCCGCCGAGGCGATCGGGCTGACATTGCGGCGCCCCGCCGTCCCGGGACAGCCATTGGCACGGGCCAATGTCGCCAGGCCGACGGTGGTGCAGAAAGGAGCCCAGGTGACCTTGCAGTTCACGACGCCCGGCCTGAGCCTGAGCGGCCAGGGAATCGCGCTGGAACCGGGGGCGCTGGGCGAGCGCATCCAGGTCCGCAATCCGATTTCGCAGGCCGTGCTGGAAGCCGAGGTGATCGGCCCCGGCCGCCTGCGCGTCGCCCCGGGCAGCACGCCGCTGCGGGCAACGCCGTCCCGGCGCGACGCCATCCTGGCGCGGCGGGACACGGCGCAGGCGGTCCTGCCATGA
- the flgH gene encoding flagellar basal body L-ring protein FlgH produces the protein MTPRPAALLAVLLLPLLGGCGALQRLSEVGRPPQMTPSSDPTRDPAWRPMSLPMPSAQIADPQANALWRPGSRAFFKDQRAAQVGDIVTVLINITDSANLQNNTDANRNGSESMGVPNLFGFEQQIPKILAGANPSSLVSTNSANSNVGKATIKRNEAVVVRLAGVITQVLPNGNLAVAARQEVRVNRELRELAVTGVIRPQDIGSDNTVQHDRMAEARIAYGGRGQLTDPQSPRWGQQVLDIILPF, from the coding sequence ATGACCCCCCGGCCGGCCGCCTTGCTGGCGGTCCTGCTGCTGCCGCTGCTGGGCGGTTGCGGCGCGTTGCAACGCCTGTCCGAAGTGGGGCGGCCGCCGCAGATGACGCCGAGTTCCGATCCCACCCGCGATCCCGCCTGGCGCCCCATGAGCCTGCCCATGCCAAGCGCGCAGATCGCCGATCCCCAGGCGAACGCCCTCTGGCGGCCCGGCAGCCGGGCCTTCTTCAAGGACCAGCGCGCGGCACAGGTCGGCGACATCGTGACGGTGCTGATCAACATCACCGACAGCGCCAACCTGCAGAACAACACCGATGCCAACCGCAACGGCAGCGAAAGCATGGGCGTGCCGAACCTGTTCGGCTTCGAACAGCAGATCCCGAAGATCCTGGCCGGCGCCAATCCCTCCAGCCTCGTCTCGACCAACAGCGCCAACAGCAATGTCGGCAAGGCAACGATCAAGCGCAACGAGGCGGTGGTGGTGCGTCTGGCCGGCGTCATCACCCAGGTGCTGCCCAACGGCAATCTCGCCGTGGCGGCGCGCCAGGAAGTGCGGGTGAACCGGGAATTACGCGAACTCGCGGTGACCGGCGTGATCCGGCCGCAGGACATCGGCAGCGACAACACCGTGCAGCACGACCGCATGGCGGAGGCCCGCATCGCCTATGGCGGCCGTGGCCAGCTCACGGATCCGCAGTCGCCGCGCTGGGGGCAGCAGGTGCTGGATATCATCCTGCCGTTCTGA
- a CDS encoding ligase-associated DNA damage response DEXH box helicase → MAGTLPEPFAAWFARQGWTPRPHQCEVLAAAQSGRDVLLIAPTGGGKTLAGFLPGLVALHAAPRPGLHTLYVSPLKALATDIARNLTRPIEEMDLPVSIGTRSGDTPAGRRRQQREHPPNLLLTTPESLALLLSLPDAPAQFAGLATIVIDEIHALAGSKRGDQLALGLARLGTLAPAATRIGLSATVAHRAALAAYVARDGNSAGVEVIAVTGGAPPRIGMILPRDHLPWSGHMGLAAAPEILARIRAAGMTIVFVNTRAQAELLFQELWKRNDETLPIAIHHGSLEPEQRQRVEQAMAAGRLRAVVATSSLDLGIDWGGIDQVLQVGAPKGVSRLLQRVGRANHRMDEPSSALLVPANRFEVLECEAAILGVAAQELDGEPPRPGGLDVLAQHVLGTACAGPFLPDALYAEIRRAAPYAALPRRDFDDVLGFVENGGYTLAAYDQYRRLFRDAEGRVHVTSERVARQHRMNIGTIVEEPLLQVRYAGRGGAALGEVEEYFANMLTPGDTFIFAGRLLRFLRLRETICEVIDGGSGDPRVPAYAGGRMPLTTNLADRVRALLQDPSGWAAFPAPVREWLALQKARSRLPGRDDLLVETFPRGDRWYLVAYCFEGRNAHQTLGMLLTRRMQRFGFAPLGFVATDYVLACWSAHEPHDIARLFEEDLLGDDLEAWMAESSMLRRTFRTVAVIAGLIERHHPGAGKNRRQVTVNSDLIYDVLRRHQPDHILLRATRADAAGGLTDIARIALLLRRVRGRIRHMVLSRVSPLAVPVLLEIGRENVRDDDADDALLEEAELVAEATGLAEPPPFRPRPARPRAGPARGDPRQGHLFG, encoded by the coding sequence ATGGCTGGAACATTGCCAGAACCCTTTGCCGCCTGGTTCGCCCGCCAGGGATGGACGCCACGCCCGCATCAATGCGAGGTGCTCGCCGCCGCCCAGTCCGGGCGTGACGTCCTGCTGATCGCCCCCACGGGGGGCGGCAAGACGCTCGCCGGCTTCCTGCCCGGCCTCGTCGCGCTGCACGCCGCCCCGCGCCCGGGGCTGCACACGCTTTACGTGTCGCCGCTCAAGGCGCTTGCCACCGACATCGCCCGCAACCTGACGCGCCCGATCGAGGAGATGGACCTGCCGGTCAGCATCGGCACGCGCAGCGGCGACACCCCCGCCGGGCGCCGCCGCCAGCAGCGCGAGCACCCGCCCAACCTGCTGCTGACCACCCCCGAGAGCCTCGCCTTGCTGCTCTCGCTGCCCGACGCCCCCGCGCAGTTCGCCGGCCTGGCCACGATCGTCATCGATGAGATCCATGCGCTCGCCGGCAGCAAGCGAGGCGACCAGCTGGCGCTGGGCCTGGCGCGACTCGGCACGCTCGCCCCCGCCGCCACCCGCATCGGGCTGTCGGCCACCGTGGCGCACCGGGCCGCGCTGGCGGCCTATGTCGCGCGCGACGGAAACAGTGCCGGCGTGGAGGTGATCGCCGTCACCGGCGGCGCCCCGCCCCGGATCGGCATGATCCTGCCGCGGGACCACCTGCCCTGGTCGGGCCATATGGGCCTCGCCGCCGCCCCCGAGATCCTGGCGCGCATCCGCGCCGCCGGGATGACCATCGTCTTCGTCAACACCCGCGCCCAGGCCGAATTGCTGTTCCAGGAACTGTGGAAGCGTAACGACGAGACCCTGCCCATCGCCATCCACCACGGCAGCCTGGAGCCGGAGCAGCGCCAGCGCGTCGAACAGGCAATGGCGGCCGGCCGGCTGCGCGCGGTGGTCGCCACCTCCTCGCTCGACCTCGGCATCGACTGGGGCGGCATCGACCAGGTGCTGCAGGTCGGCGCCCCCAAGGGCGTGTCCCGGCTGCTGCAGCGCGTCGGCCGTGCCAACCACCGCATGGACGAGCCCTCCTCCGCCCTGCTGGTGCCGGCCAATCGTTTCGAGGTGCTGGAATGCGAGGCCGCCATCCTCGGCGTGGCGGCGCAGGAGCTGGACGGTGAGCCGCCGCGTCCGGGCGGGCTGGATGTGCTGGCGCAGCATGTGCTGGGCACCGCCTGCGCCGGCCCGTTCCTGCCGGATGCGCTGTACGCCGAGATCCGCCGCGCCGCCCCCTACGCCGCGCTGCCCCGGCGTGACTTCGACGACGTGCTCGGCTTCGTTGAGAACGGTGGCTACACCCTCGCCGCCTATGACCAGTACCGGCGCCTGTTTCGCGACGCCGAGGGGCGCGTGCACGTCACCTCGGAGCGCGTCGCCCGCCAGCACCGCATGAACATCGGCACCATCGTCGAGGAGCCGCTGCTGCAGGTGCGCTACGCCGGGCGGGGCGGCGCCGCGCTCGGCGAGGTCGAGGAATATTTCGCCAACATGCTGACCCCCGGCGACACCTTCATCTTCGCTGGCCGGCTGCTGCGCTTCCTGCGCCTGCGCGAGACCATCTGCGAGGTGATCGACGGCGGCTCCGGTGATCCCAGGGTCCCCGCCTATGCCGGCGGGCGCATGCCGCTGACGACCAACCTCGCCGACCGCGTGCGCGCGCTGCTGCAGGACCCGTCCGGCTGGGCCGCCTTTCCCGCGCCGGTGCGCGAATGGCTGGCGCTGCAGAAGGCCCGCTCCCGCCTGCCCGGCCGCGACGACCTGCTGGTCGAGACCTTTCCCCGCGGCGACCGCTGGTACCTGGTCGCCTATTGCTTCGAGGGCCGCAACGCGCATCAGACGCTCGGCATGCTGCTGACGCGCCGCATGCAGCGATTCGGCTTCGCCCCGCTCGGCTTCGTCGCCACAGATTACGTGCTGGCCTGCTGGTCCGCCCACGAACCCCACGACATCGCCCGGCTGTTCGAGGAAGATTTGCTCGGCGACGACCTGGAAGCCTGGATGGCCGAAAGCTCCATGCTGCGCCGGACCTTCCGCACTGTCGCCGTGATCGCCGGCCTGATCGAGCGCCACCATCCCGGTGCCGGCAAGAACCGCCGCCAGGTGACGGTGAACTCCGACCTGATCTACGACGTGCTGCGTCGCCATCAGCCCGACCACATCCTGCTGCGCGCCACCCGCGCCGACGCGGCGGGGGGACTGACCGATATCGCCCGCATCGCCCTGCTGCTGCGGCGCGTGCGCGGACGCATCCGCCACATGGTGCTCTCGCGCGTCTCGCCGCTCGCCGTGCCGGTGCTGCTGGAAATCGGGCGGGAGAACGTGCGCGACGACGACGCGGACGATGCCCTGCTGGAAGAGGCCGAACTCGTCGCCGAGGCCACCGGCCTGGCTGAACCACCACCGTTCCGGCCACGCCCGGCCAGGCCGCGGGCAGGCCCGGCCCGGGGGGATCCGCGGCAAGGCCATCTGTTTGGGTGA
- a CDS encoding flagellar basal body rod protein FlgC: protein MDAMMTAVSGLTAAARSLDVIASNVANARTTGRVPTAGAPQTTAYQPIDIVQIGNATGGVEVTYRPTVPATTVEYDPTSPHANASGLVAAPNVDPAAEVVNQYAVLAAYEANSAVMRAANRIQGLLDRLV from the coding sequence ATGGATGCGATGATGACAGCCGTTTCGGGCCTGACTGCCGCGGCAAGATCGCTCGATGTCATTGCCTCGAACGTTGCGAACGCGCGGACAACCGGACGCGTTCCGACCGCCGGTGCGCCGCAAACCACCGCCTACCAGCCGATCGACATCGTTCAGATCGGGAACGCGACAGGCGGCGTCGAGGTCACCTATCGCCCCACCGTCCCGGCCACCACGGTCGAGTACGACCCCACGTCACCGCATGCCAACGCCAGTGGCCTGGTCGCCGCCCCGAACGTCGACCCGGCTGCCGAGGTGGTGAACCAGTATGCTGTTCTCGCCGCCTACGAAGCCAACTCCGCGGTGATGCGCGCCGCGAACCGGATCCAAGGCTTACTGGACAGGCTGGTCTGA